In a single window of the Actinomycetota bacterium genome:
- a CDS encoding glutamine synthetase gives MGARIHVSREELEVKISAGEIDTVVMAFPDLYGRLVGKRTTGRFFLEQVADAGTENCDYLIACDVDNEPVAGYHFASYEQGYGDMVARADWETVRITPWVPKTALVMCDLLDVHTGEPIEVAPRTVLRRQEQAAAALGYVALVASEIEFFLFRDSYAEAFERGYRDLRPHSPWVQDYHVLATTLDEYVIGDIRRGLEAAGVPVEFSKGEAGRGQHEINLDHTTPVEMADRNHVYKTAAKEIAAAHGRSVSFMAKWSMADTGSSCHVHSSLWDLSVGEALFDGGEGAPEGMSDLFRQYLAGLVATAREFSLLWAPTVNSYRRFQPGSWAPTGVGWGLDNRTLGFRVVGHGASKRVECRIPGADANTYHAFAGTIAGGLYGIRHGLELGEAFAGNGYLATDIERVPATFVEAIELWERSDAARECFGDEVHHHLLTMARAEWQAFNGAVTDWELRRYFERI, from the coding sequence ATGGGTGCGCGGATCCACGTCAGCCGGGAAGAGCTCGAGGTCAAGATCTCCGCGGGCGAGATCGACACCGTCGTGATGGCCTTCCCCGATCTCTACGGCCGTCTCGTCGGCAAGCGCACGACCGGGAGGTTCTTCCTGGAACAAGTCGCCGACGCCGGCACCGAGAACTGCGACTACCTGATCGCCTGCGACGTCGACAACGAGCCCGTGGCCGGGTACCACTTCGCCAGCTACGAGCAGGGCTACGGCGACATGGTGGCCAGGGCCGATTGGGAAACGGTGCGCATCACCCCGTGGGTGCCGAAGACGGCGCTCGTGATGTGCGATCTCCTCGACGTGCACACCGGTGAGCCGATCGAGGTCGCGCCGCGCACCGTCTTGCGCCGCCAGGAGCAAGCGGCGGCCGCCCTCGGGTACGTGGCGTTGGTGGCGAGCGAGATCGAGTTCTTCTTGTTCCGCGACAGCTACGCCGAGGCGTTCGAACGCGGCTACCGCGATCTGCGGCCGCACTCACCGTGGGTGCAGGACTACCACGTGCTGGCGACGACGCTCGACGAGTACGTCATCGGCGACATCCGTCGGGGCTTGGAGGCGGCCGGGGTGCCGGTGGAGTTCTCGAAGGGGGAGGCCGGACGGGGACAGCACGAGATCAACCTCGACCACACCACGCCGGTCGAGATGGCCGACCGCAACCACGTGTACAAGACGGCGGCCAAGGAGATCGCCGCCGCCCACGGTCGCAGCGTGTCGTTCATGGCGAAGTGGTCGATGGCCGACACCGGCTCGTCGTGCCACGTCCACTCCAGCTTGTGGGACCTCTCCGTCGGCGAGGCGCTCTTCGACGGCGGTGAGGGCGCACCGGAGGGGATGAGCGACCTGTTCCGCCAGTACCTCGCCGGCCTCGTCGCCACGGCCCGGGAGTTCTCCTTGCTGTGGGCGCCGACCGTCAACAGCTACCGGCGCTTCCAGCCCGGCTCGTGGGCGCCGACCGGCGTCGGCTGGGGCCTCGACAACCGCACGCTCGGCTTCCGGGTGGTCGGCCACGGCGCGTCGAAGCGCGTCGAGTGCCGCATCCCCGGCGCTGACGCGAACACCTACCACGCGTTCGCGGGCACCATCGCGGGCGGCCTGTACGGCATCCGCCACGGGCTGGAGCTGGGTGAGGCGTTCGCCGGCAACGGCTACCTCGCGACCGACATCGAGCGCGTCCCGGCGACGTTCGTCGAAGCGATCGAGCTGTGGGAGCGCAGTGACGCCGCCCGCGAGTGCTTCGGCGACGAGGTGCACCACCATCTGCTGACCATGGCCCGTGCCGAGTGGCAGGCATTCAACGGCGCGGTCACCGACTGGGAGTTGCGCCGCTACTTCGAGCGCATCTGA
- a CDS encoding CarD family transcriptional regulator yields MKFKKGDTVIYPQHGACIVQGTKKMTMFDEVQDYLILRTVINEMTLSVPVAKADEVGVRPPVSPDELEDLVAVLAKADPRVPSNWSRRFKNHQEKLKSGDVYQVAEVVRNLAARNRDASLSAAERTMYERARINLISEIAPALKVSSEEAERYLDDALAKGVLRAPKETKKKA; encoded by the coding sequence GTGAAGTTCAAGAAGGGCGACACCGTCATCTATCCCCAGCACGGGGCGTGCATCGTGCAGGGAACCAAGAAGATGACGATGTTCGACGAGGTGCAGGACTATCTCATCCTGCGGACGGTCATCAACGAGATGACGCTCTCCGTGCCGGTGGCCAAGGCCGACGAGGTCGGGGTGCGCCCGCCGGTGTCGCCCGACGAGCTCGAAGACCTCGTCGCCGTGCTCGCGAAGGCCGATCCGCGCGTGCCGTCGAACTGGAGCCGCCGCTTCAAGAACCACCAGGAGAAGCTGAAGAGCGGCGACGTCTACCAAGTCGCCGAGGTGGTCCGGAACCTGGCGGCGCGCAACCGTGACGCCTCGCTTTCCGCCGCCGAGCGCACGATGTACGAGCGGGCGCGGATCAACCTGATCTCCGAGATCGCTCCGGCTCTGAAGGTGTCGTCGGAGGAGGCAGAGCGCTACCTCGACGACGCTCTGGCGAAGGGCGTGCTGAGGGCTCCGAAGGAGACCAAGAAGAAGGCCTGA
- a CDS encoding pyridoxamine 5'-phosphate oxidase family protein, with product MHLDSHTVLQELEPAECLRLINTQHVGRVAFEDVDGPVVLPVHFALVQRLVVVRTAAGSWFDRAIRSRRVAFEVDSLDPGYHAGWSVMGRGRARGLEEYMATGHLPELDLRPWALTDPPGWVGIDLDELSGRRIVQILT from the coding sequence ATGCACCTGGATTCGCACACCGTTCTGCAAGAGCTCGAACCCGCCGAGTGCCTCCGGCTGATCAACACCCAACACGTCGGACGCGTCGCGTTCGAAGACGTCGACGGCCCGGTGGTGCTCCCCGTCCACTTCGCGCTGGTGCAGCGCCTGGTCGTCGTCCGCACCGCTGCCGGATCGTGGTTCGACCGCGCCATCCGCTCGCGGCGGGTGGCGTTCGAGGTCGACTCGCTCGACCCCGGCTACCACGCCGGGTGGAGCGTGATGGGGCGCGGGCGGGCCCGCGGGCTGGAGGAGTACATGGCCACCGGACACCTACCCGAGCTCGACCTGCGACCATGGGCACTGACCGATCCGCCCGGTTGGGTCGGCATCGACCTGGACGAGCTGAGCGGGCGCCGCATCGTGCAGATCCTCACCTGA
- a CDS encoding DUF2505 domain-containing protein: protein MEITATHTYQHAADRVFAVLTDFDAIRAKYEALGQEDVELIDRTEADDGSVMIVTRRIVPLELPGFAKKVLSPRQAVTQTDHWRAPDAKGAREGTFAVEAKGSPVHIRGTLHLTPKGAKACANDTHVTVECKVPLIGGKIADFVAGDTRRAVEHEQTWMRKRLAAK from the coding sequence ATGGAGATCACAGCCACCCACACCTACCAGCACGCCGCTGACCGCGTGTTCGCCGTGCTCACCGACTTCGACGCGATCCGCGCCAAGTACGAGGCGCTCGGGCAAGAGGACGTGGAGCTGATCGACCGCACCGAGGCCGACGACGGCAGCGTGATGATCGTCACCCGGCGAATCGTCCCGCTGGAGCTCCCCGGCTTCGCGAAGAAGGTCCTCTCGCCGCGCCAGGCGGTGACCCAGACGGACCACTGGCGGGCCCCCGACGCGAAGGGAGCCCGCGAGGGGACCTTCGCGGTCGAGGCCAAGGGCTCGCCGGTGCACATCCGCGGCACGCTGCACCTCACCCCGAAGGGGGCGAAGGCGTGTGCCAACGACACCCACGTCACGGTGGAGTGCAAGGTGCCCCTGATCGGCGGCAAGATCGCCGACTTCGTCGCCGGCGACACCCGCCGCGCCGTCGAGCACGAACAGACCTGGATGAGGAAGCGCCTCGCCGCCAAGTGA